A single region of the Halobellus ruber genome encodes:
- a CDS encoding sensor domain-containing protein produces MAVQPVSVIPSLPSLQSLAAAPVRARTYRHLLYLGLMFPLGIVYFVVLVVGFSISASLVVLLVGLPLLALTLLLVRGFAAVERRLANRLLDADIATPAYPFRSGSVSERVRALLVNRRTWLECGYLLSKFPAGIGAFVLLVTGLTTSLAFIATPAYYDTPGGRVGVFLADPLTVSPSLSVPWGDVLVGIEFAVTVSDWAVDSLGDALAFSVLGAVSLLVTLNLTNLAAWLFRRYTQALLGDPAAARISES; encoded by the coding sequence ATGGCCGTCCAACCCGTGTCCGTGATCCCGTCGCTGCCCTCCCTGCAATCCCTCGCTGCCGCGCCGGTACGGGCCCGGACCTACCGCCACCTCCTCTATCTCGGATTGATGTTTCCCCTCGGGATCGTATATTTCGTCGTCCTCGTGGTCGGGTTCTCGATCTCCGCGTCGCTGGTCGTTCTGCTCGTCGGACTCCCGCTGCTGGCCCTGACGCTGCTGCTCGTGCGCGGCTTTGCGGCGGTCGAGCGCCGGCTCGCGAACCGCCTGCTCGATGCCGACATCGCCACACCGGCGTATCCGTTCCGGAGCGGCAGCGTGTCCGAACGCGTTCGGGCGCTCCTGGTGAACCGGCGGACTTGGCTCGAATGTGGCTACCTCCTGTCGAAGTTCCCGGCCGGCATCGGCGCGTTCGTCCTCCTCGTCACCGGCCTGACGACGTCGCTGGCGTTCATCGCCACGCCGGCGTACTACGACACCCCGGGCGGACGTGTCGGCGTCTTCCTGGCCGACCCCCTCACCGTCTCGCCGTCGCTGTCGGTGCCGTGGGGCGACGTCCTGGTCGGAATCGAGTTCGCCGTCACGGTCAGCGACTGGGCCGTCGATTCGTTGGGCGACGCGCTCGCGTTTTCGGTTCTCGGGGCCGTCTCGTTGCTCGTCACGTTGAACCTCACCAACCTCGCGGCCTGGCTGTTCCGCCGGTACACGCAGGCTCTTCTCGGCGATCCGGCGGCGGCCCGGATCTCGGAGTCCTGA
- a CDS encoding DUF7521 family protein — MSALETVATVSVALTTLLGVVVASLALRGYRRNDSPVMRGLGVGIVAIAVVPPVVVELLAPLLSLPDAQALLWATLSHAVGLLAIYRTFDH, encoded by the coding sequence ATGAGCGCGTTGGAGACGGTCGCGACGGTCAGCGTCGCTCTGACAACTCTCCTCGGCGTGGTCGTCGCGTCGCTCGCCCTCCGCGGATACCGGCGCAACGACAGTCCGGTGATGCGTGGGCTGGGCGTCGGCATCGTGGCCATCGCGGTCGTCCCGCCCGTGGTCGTGGAGCTGCTCGCCCCGCTGTTGTCGCTGCCGGACGCGCAGGCCCTGCTGTGGGCGACGCTGTCGCACGCCGTCGGGCTACTCGCTATCTACCGGACGTTCGATCACTGA
- a CDS encoding sensor domain-containing protein — protein sequence MTEAIPRDALHRFVTAPIRASTYKRLVYLLLAFPLGLAYFVVFTTASSLGVGLAFTVVGIPILVGTLIATTAAARLEARLAERLLGRETAHPRSLRRSLDTDDGYVAALRRFLAAPTTWTSVAVVLLKFLYGLAAFVITVTGSTMVVAMLAAPAVYDDPNVSYRIGGLVVSTLPEALAVAGLGAIGVWVVCNVCNALATAGGMMTDVLLSVGREADP from the coding sequence ATGACCGAAGCGATTCCCCGTGACGCCCTCCACCGGTTCGTCACCGCGCCGATCCGCGCATCGACGTACAAACGACTCGTGTACCTGTTGCTCGCGTTCCCGCTCGGGCTGGCGTACTTCGTCGTGTTCACCACGGCGTCCTCGCTGGGGGTGGGACTCGCGTTCACGGTCGTCGGCATCCCCATACTGGTCGGAACCCTCATCGCGACGACTGCCGCCGCGCGACTGGAAGCCCGTCTCGCCGAGCGGTTGCTGGGCCGCGAGACGGCTCATCCCCGCTCGCTGCGCCGGTCGCTCGACACTGACGACGGGTACGTCGCCGCGTTGCGGCGGTTTCTCGCGGCGCCGACCACGTGGACCAGCGTCGCCGTCGTCCTCCTGAAGTTCCTCTACGGGCTGGCGGCGTTCGTGATCACCGTCACCGGCAGCACGATGGTCGTGGCGATGCTCGCCGCGCCCGCAGTGTACGACGACCCGAACGTCAGCTACCGGATCGGCGGGCTCGTCGTCTCCACCCTACCGGAGGCTCTCGCCGTTGCCGGACTCGGAGCGATCGGCGTCTGGGTCGTCTGTAACGTGTGCAACGCCCTCGCCACGGCCGGCGGGATGATGACCGACGTGCTGCTGTCGGTCGGCCGGGAGGCGGACCCGTGA
- a CDS encoding FAD-binding and (Fe-S)-binding domain-containing protein: MTTSDTTNDDRATSRGDPASDRRAAYDYCSDDVEAAELVETLDDRVDGDVRFDSYTRELFATDASAYRERPVGVVAPRSTADVEAVMTYCAAEDVPVLPRGGGTSLAGQAVNEAVVLDFKRYMNEVTDVDPDAGTARARPGVTIARLNDAVEPYGLKFAPDPAWGDKSVLGGAIGNNTTGAHSLKYGKTDAYIESCEVVLADGTRTTFGWVDVDDLHDRAVAAREAGSPIEAQVYAEVGRILHEEAAEIEARYPPLKRNVSGYNLDMLIDDARERGAVNLARLLAGSEGTLAIVTEATVSLEPIPPETAVVMLTYDGVVSAMRDVAPILEHDPAAVEVMDDVLLDMARDTPEFADLVATLPEGTDATLLVEFYADTPEAGRRKAEELLADRLPDADATAGGRTATDAPIHAVDALEAYDDDRQARFWKMRKAGLPILLSNTGDDKHWPFVEDTAVPPEALPSYVADLQELFEAHDTFAAYYAHAGPGVLHIRPLLNLKSDDELDTMYELSEAITDLVVEYGGSVSGEHGDGRARTQWNRKLYGDALWETFRDLKSAFDPGWLLNPGTVCGDHDATDDLRYDPGYEFDAGFDPVLEWDNDNGFQGMVELCHGCAGCTGHQETTGGVMCPTYRAADEEITSTRGRANALRAAMSGDLPADPTDEEFMTEILDLCIGCKGCKNDCPSGVDLAKLKAEVVHEHHQREGIGLRDRLFANVESVLRAGSLFAPVSNWAMDVPGVGWLMERTLGIAAERDLPSFSRRTFVDWMTDRGGSAVPADEAHRRALLVPDPYTNYSHPDVGAAAVRVLEAAGVHVRLPNGVTDSGRPAFSKSMLDRAQATAAANVSALAPRVRNGWDVVTIEPSDAVMYQNDYLDLLTSADAEAVAHNAYGVCEYLDVHDLDRRIEFGRADGHLTYHGHCHQKATRKDHHAVGVLRRAGYAVDPLDSTCCGMAGSFGYEAEHVSMSVAIRDLLFDQVDASTGDRVVAPGASCRSQLAAHEELDGEEPPHPIELVDAARNA, encoded by the coding sequence ATGACAACATCAGACACGACGAACGACGATCGAGCCACGTCCCGGGGAGACCCGGCTTCCGACCGGAGGGCCGCCTACGACTACTGCAGCGACGACGTCGAGGCGGCGGAACTGGTCGAAACACTCGACGACCGGGTCGACGGCGACGTGCGGTTCGACTCGTACACGAGGGAACTGTTCGCGACCGACGCCAGCGCCTACCGGGAGCGCCCGGTCGGCGTGGTTGCGCCGCGGTCGACCGCCGACGTCGAGGCGGTGATGACGTACTGTGCGGCGGAGGACGTCCCGGTGCTCCCGCGCGGCGGCGGCACCAGCCTGGCGGGGCAGGCGGTCAACGAGGCGGTCGTTCTCGATTTCAAACGGTATATGAACGAGGTTACCGACGTCGACCCCGACGCCGGGACGGCCCGGGCGCGCCCGGGCGTCACCATCGCCCGGTTGAACGACGCGGTCGAACCGTACGGACTCAAGTTCGCCCCCGACCCCGCGTGGGGCGACAAGAGCGTCCTCGGCGGCGCCATCGGCAACAACACCACCGGCGCCCACTCGTTGAAGTACGGCAAGACCGACGCGTACATCGAATCCTGTGAGGTGGTGCTCGCGGACGGCACCCGCACGACGTTCGGGTGGGTCGACGTCGACGACCTCCACGACCGGGCGGTGGCGGCGCGCGAGGCCGGCTCCCCGATCGAGGCGCAGGTGTACGCCGAGGTGGGTCGGATCCTCCACGAGGAGGCCGCGGAGATCGAGGCGCGGTATCCGCCGCTGAAGCGCAACGTCTCCGGGTACAACCTTGATATGCTGATCGACGACGCCAGGGAACGGGGGGCGGTGAACCTGGCCCGACTGCTGGCCGGAAGCGAGGGAACGCTCGCCATCGTCACCGAGGCGACGGTTTCGCTGGAGCCGATCCCGCCGGAGACGGCGGTCGTGATGCTCACCTACGACGGCGTGGTGTCGGCGATGCGGGACGTCGCTCCGATCCTGGAACACGACCCCGCGGCCGTGGAGGTGATGGACGACGTCCTGCTCGATATGGCGCGTGACACGCCGGAGTTCGCCGACCTCGTGGCGACGCTGCCGGAGGGCACCGACGCGACGCTTCTGGTCGAGTTCTACGCCGACACCCCCGAGGCCGGCCGCCGGAAGGCCGAGGAACTCCTCGCCGACCGGCTGCCGGACGCCGACGCAACGGCCGGGGGCCGGACCGCGACGGACGCCCCGATCCACGCGGTCGACGCGTTGGAGGCGTACGACGACGACCGGCAGGCGCGGTTCTGGAAGATGCGAAAGGCCGGGCTCCCCATCCTGTTGTCGAACACGGGTGACGACAAGCACTGGCCCTTCGTCGAGGACACCGCCGTGCCCCCCGAGGCGCTGCCGTCGTACGTCGCGGACCTCCAGGAGCTGTTCGAGGCCCACGACACGTTCGCGGCCTACTACGCCCACGCGGGGCCCGGCGTTCTCCACATCCGACCGCTCCTGAACCTCAAGTCCGACGACGAACTCGACACGATGTACGAGCTCTCGGAGGCGATCACCGACCTGGTCGTCGAGTACGGGGGGTCGGTCTCCGGCGAGCACGGCGACGGCCGGGCGCGCACCCAGTGGAACCGGAAGCTGTACGGCGACGCGCTGTGGGAGACGTTCCGGGACCTGAAGTCCGCGTTCGACCCGGGGTGGCTGCTCAACCCGGGGACCGTCTGCGGCGACCACGACGCCACCGACGACCTGCGGTACGACCCCGGCTACGAGTTCGACGCCGGATTCGACCCCGTCCTCGAGTGGGACAACGACAACGGGTTCCAGGGGATGGTCGAACTGTGCCACGGGTGTGCGGGGTGTACCGGTCACCAGGAGACCACCGGCGGCGTGATGTGTCCGACTTACCGGGCGGCAGACGAGGAGATCACCAGCACGCGCGGCCGTGCGAACGCCCTCCGGGCGGCGATGAGCGGCGACCTCCCCGCCGACCCGACCGACGAGGAGTTCATGACGGAGATATTAGACCTCTGTATCGGCTGTAAGGGGTGTAAGAACGACTGTCCCAGCGGGGTCGACCTCGCGAAGCTGAAAGCCGAGGTGGTCCACGAACACCACCAACGCGAGGGGATCGGCCTCCGGGACCGGCTGTTCGCCAACGTCGAATCCGTGCTCCGCGCCGGAAGCCTGTTTGCGCCCGTCTCGAACTGGGCGATGGATGTCCCGGGGGTCGGGTGGCTGATGGAGCGGACGCTCGGGATCGCCGCCGAACGGGACCTGCCGTCGTTCAGCCGGCGCACGTTCGTCGACTGGATGACCGACCGCGGCGGGTCGGCGGTCCCGGCCGACGAGGCACACCGCAGGGCGCTGCTGGTCCCCGATCCGTACACGAACTACAGTCACCCGGACGTCGGCGCGGCGGCGGTGCGCGTGTTGGAGGCCGCCGGCGTCCACGTTCGCCTCCCGAACGGGGTTACCGACAGCGGTCGCCCGGCGTTCTCGAAGAGTATGCTAGACCGCGCACAGGCGACCGCAGCGGCGAACGTTTCCGCCCTCGCGCCGCGCGTCCGGAACGGCTGGGACGTCGTCACCATCGAGCCCTCGGATGCGGTGATGTACCAGAACGACTACTTGGATCTTCTCACGAGCGCCGACGCCGAGGCCGTCGCACACAATGCCTACGGAGTGTGTGAGTACCTCGACGTCCACGACCTCGACCGACGGATCGAGTTCGGGCGAGCGGACGGCCACCTGACGTACCACGGCCACTGCCACCAGAAGGCCACGCGGAAGGACCACCACGCCGTGGGCGTCCTCCGGCGGGCGGGGTACGCGGTCGATCCGCTCGACTCGACGTGTTGCGGGATGGCCGGAAGCTTCGGGTACGAGGCGGAGCACGTCTCGATGAGCGTCGCGATCCGCGACCTGCTGTTCGACCAGGTGGACGCTTCGACGGGCGACCGCGTCGTGGCCCCGGGGGCGTCCTGCCGGTCCCAGCTTGCCGCACACGAGGAACTGGACGGCGAGGAGCCCCCGCACCCGATCGAGCTCGTCGACGCGGCACGGAACGCGTGA
- a CDS encoding ArsR family transcriptional regulator — translation MDSAGERDEELLSLLDDENVRTILVETREESRSVAALSDRCGADDSTVYRLVDRLEDRDLLVDHQELDPDGHHYKTYSARVERVEVEFTNAGIEVAVDRREPPADRFTRLYEEFTG, via the coding sequence ATGGACTCGGCCGGCGAGCGGGACGAGGAGCTGCTGTCGCTCCTCGACGACGAGAACGTCCGGACGATTCTGGTCGAAACGAGGGAGGAGTCCCGGTCGGTCGCGGCGCTGAGTGACCGCTGTGGGGCGGACGACTCGACGGTGTACCGCCTCGTCGACCGGCTGGAGGACCGCGACCTGCTCGTCGATCACCAGGAACTGGACCCGGACGGCCACCACTACAAGACGTACTCCGCTCGGGTCGAGCGGGTCGAAGTGGAGTTCACGAACGCGGGGATCGAGGTCGCCGTCGACAGGCGCGAACCGCCCGCCGACCGTTTCACACGGCTCTACGAGGAGTTCACCGGATGA
- a CDS encoding L-lactate permease yields MVSATSVGLALLPLVAIAVLMVVLYQPATRTMPIAWALAAVAAFVGWNMSPTLIAAASIRGAMTATRILVIVFGAILLLYTLKQSGAFNVINAGFSQISDDRRVQVILLVFLMGSFIEGAAGFGTPAAIVGPLLVGLGFPPLAAVVVALTGNILAITFGAVGTPLIIGLRDVVFAEGTSAAREVVTQGGFESVGAYVAQIGVWAALIHAVVGIAIPFIGVAMMTRFFGEERSIRPAIEILPLALFAWAAFAIPYVATAVLLGPTFPALLGAMVGLLVVTATLRAGYFLPDDDWDFGPQSQWPDHWVGSIEPGQGVGGARGDRTVAADGGTVTTGTGRGEGMSLATAWLPYVLVAALLVVTRVVGPLQSFLASTGVLVWENILGTPFSEGIELFYLPGSLFVLVAVITYALHGMSSDEIKASWSEAIRNIAPAVVALWFAVATVMIMQRTGSAVVLETAPLSSGMLGLLSELTAGATGAAFPFFSGFIGAFGAFIAGSNTVSDILFGLFQYQAAQQIGAPTQVIVAGQAVGGAIGNLIAIHNVVAALTVVGLIGEEGRVIRLELIPVAYYGVATGILTLLLAYVVVPNGF; encoded by the coding sequence ATGGTTAGCGCGACGTCAGTCGGGTTGGCACTGCTGCCGCTTGTCGCCATCGCGGTCCTGATGGTCGTGCTCTATCAACCCGCCACCCGGACGATGCCGATCGCGTGGGCGCTCGCGGCGGTCGCCGCGTTCGTCGGGTGGAACATGTCGCCGACGCTTATCGCCGCCGCGTCGATCCGCGGCGCGATGACCGCTACTCGGATCCTAGTGATCGTCTTCGGGGCGATCCTTCTGTTGTACACGCTCAAGCAGTCCGGCGCGTTCAACGTGATCAACGCCGGGTTCTCACAGATCAGCGACGACCGCCGGGTGCAGGTGATCCTGCTGGTGTTCCTGATGGGGTCGTTCATCGAGGGGGCTGCCGGGTTCGGCACTCCCGCCGCCATCGTCGGTCCGCTGTTGGTCGGCCTCGGCTTCCCGCCGCTGGCGGCCGTCGTCGTGGCCCTGACGGGAAACATCCTGGCGATCACCTTCGGCGCGGTGGGAACGCCCCTGATCATCGGGCTGCGCGATGTCGTGTTCGCCGAGGGGACCAGTGCCGCCCGGGAGGTGGTCACACAGGGCGGGTTCGAGAGCGTCGGCGCCTACGTCGCCCAGATCGGCGTCTGGGCGGCCCTCATCCACGCCGTAGTCGGCATCGCCATCCCGTTCATCGGCGTCGCGATGATGACCCGCTTCTTCGGGGAGGAGCGGTCGATCCGGCCGGCGATCGAGATCCTCCCGCTTGCGCTGTTCGCGTGGGCGGCGTTCGCGATCCCGTACGTCGCGACGGCGGTGCTTCTCGGTCCGACGTTCCCCGCCCTCCTCGGGGCGATGGTCGGCCTCCTGGTCGTCACGGCGACGCTACGCGCGGGGTATTTCCTGCCCGACGACGACTGGGACTTCGGGCCGCAGTCCCAGTGGCCGGACCACTGGGTCGGCTCCATCGAACCCGGCCAGGGCGTCGGCGGGGCCCGCGGCGACCGGACCGTCGCCGCCGACGGCGGAACGGTCACTACCGGAACGGGTCGCGGCGAGGGGATGTCGCTCGCGACGGCGTGGCTCCCGTACGTCCTGGTTGCGGCGCTGCTCGTGGTGACGCGGGTCGTCGGCCCGCTCCAGTCGTTCCTGGCGAGCACGGGCGTTCTCGTCTGGGAGAACATCCTCGGCACCCCCTTCTCCGAGGGGATCGAACTGTTCTACCTGCCGGGGAGCCTGTTCGTGCTCGTCGCGGTGATCACGTACGCGCTGCACGGGATGAGTTCCGACGAGATCAAGGCCTCGTGGTCGGAGGCGATCCGTAACATCGCGCCCGCGGTGGTCGCGCTGTGGTTTGCCGTCGCGACGGTGATGATTATGCAGCGCACCGGCAGCGCCGTGGTGTTGGAGACGGCGCCGCTGTCGAGCGGGATGCTCGGTCTGCTGTCGGAGCTGACCGCCGGCGCGACCGGCGCTGCGTTCCCGTTCTTCTCCGGATTCATCGGTGCGTTCGGCGCGTTCATCGCCGGGTCGAACACGGTGAGCGACATCCTGTTCGGGCTGTTCCAGTACCAGGCTGCCCAACAGATCGGCGCGCCGACGCAGGTCATCGTCGCCGGCCAGGCGGTCGGCGGCGCCATCGGCAACCTGATCGCGATTCACAACGTGGTTGCGGCGCTCACGGTGGTCGGGCTCATCGGCGAGGAGGGCCGCGTCATCAGACTCGAACTGATTCCGGTCGCCTACTACGGCGTTGCGACCGGTATACTGACCTTGCTGCTCGCGTACGTGGTGGTTCCGAACGGCTTCTGA